The following proteins come from a genomic window of Triticum aestivum cultivar Chinese Spring chromosome 6A, IWGSC CS RefSeq v2.1, whole genome shotgun sequence:
- the LOC123128153 gene encoding BTB/POZ and MATH domain-containing protein 1 produces MESASKEMALRCTTEKVTASRCSTHKEEGTHIFEIAGYSLKKDMGVGKFVRSVTFTVGGYDWSIRFYPEGTTESPEGCMGICLELMSSNAEVRTFFRLGLVKHETGLIGSMFTPNNKVFSSKTRNSREYHLFILRSSLEAKPLKYLRDDFLVIKCNITVIKESEVYETMGHSEIEVPPSDIMEHLAKLLDTKEEADVTFSVGGETFQAHKILLAMRSPVFKAELFGPMKEKRMRCLTIKDMQPAVFKALLHFIYTDSLPDLDDLEGDDKCEMIRHLLVAADKYAMDRLKIMCQNILGKSLDVENVATTLALADQHNCDKLKDICIEFIASSDKMDDVVATKGYANLKRSCPSVLIDALEKRSRPRIA; encoded by the coding sequence ATGGAGTCAGCATCCAAGGAGATGGCACTGAGGTGCACCACGGAGAAGGTGACAGCATCGAGGTGCTCCACACACAAGGAGGAGGGAACACACATCTTTGAGATCGCCGGGTACAGCCTCAAGAAGGATATGGGTGTCGGGAAGTTCGTCCGGTCTGTCACCTTCACTGTCGGTGGGTACGACTGGTCCATCAGATTTTATCCCGAAGGTACCACCGAGTCGCCCGAAGGGTGTATGGGGATCTGTCTTGAGCTCATGAGCAGCAATGCCGAGGTGCGGACGTTCTTTCGGCTTGGATTGGTAAAGCATGAGACAGGGTTGATTGGCTCAATGTTTACGCCAAACAATAAGGTGTTCAGCTCCAAGACCAGGAACAGTCGTGAGTATCATCTGTTCATACTAAGAAGCAGTCTTGAGGCGAAACCACTAAAGTACCTTCGGGATGATTTTCTCGTAATCAAATGTAATATTACGGTAATCAAAGAATCTGAGGTTTATGAAACCATGGGGCACTCTGAAATTGAGGTGCCACCGTCAGACATCATGGAGCATCTCGCAAAGCTGTTGGACACTAAGGAAGAAGCAGATGTCACTTTCAGTGTTGGAGGCGAGACCTTTCAGGCGCACAAGATTTTGCTTGCCATGCGATCACCTGTCTTCAAAGCAGAACTCTTTGGGCCGATGAAGGAGAAGAGGATGCGGTGTTTGACCATCAAAGACATGCAGCCCGCTGTTTTCAAGGCTCTGCTGCATTTCATTTATACAGATTCATTGCCTGACTTGGATGATCTTGAAGGCGATGATAAGTGTGAAATGATCCGGCATTTGCTGGTAGCTGCAGATAAGTATGCCATGGACAGGCTGAAGATTATGTGTCAAAACATCCTTGGCAAGAGTCTTGATGTGGAGAACGTGGCAACTACATTGGCTTTAGCTGATCAGCATAACTGTGACAAGCTTAAAGATATTTGCATTGAATTTATTGCCTCTTCAGATAAGATGGATGATGTGGTGGCAACCAAAGGTTATGCAAATCTCAAAAGATCTTGCCCGTCTGTCTTGATAGATGCTTTAGAGAAGAGAAGCAGGCCTCGTATAGCATAG